One Oxobacter pfennigii DNA window includes the following coding sequences:
- a CDS encoding FkbM family methyltransferase, with translation MSNFIDNVNKKSQSNKTRRFHDYKSPKAVFYGAGEHGVAACNSCLNFGFNVVAFCDSNKTGNIDVVVHGNTITLPIISPEKLKSEYSDAFVVVSVKNPMFEKEIIQKLMNIGIKEELILNYDDYKISHSDLYIKEMSGFSDSFLSGHLKGYEWSYNFFEDNISKNVIVNIACLRQGVKVDNIHTGGKQYFDLSINGYEFTEDEVVVDCGYFTGDTAQNFIRSVNNRFKKYYGFEISKYNLSRQKDYIVSDKRIVVVKKGCWSYATEFFASLDIDSSSRICNAETQRGAEGTTLSVVQTISLDSFFSTEPDIPTLIKMDIEGAELHALLGAKNIIQKHKPKLAISAYHKPEDIYELPRLIKELNPNYKFALRHYTNGLFETVLYAY, from the coding sequence ATGTCTAATTTTATTGATAATGTGAACAAAAAATCACAATCAAATAAAACAAGAAGATTTCATGATTACAAGTCTCCAAAAGCAGTGTTTTATGGTGCGGGTGAACACGGAGTTGCGGCTTGCAATTCTTGTCTTAATTTTGGGTTTAATGTTGTCGCATTTTGTGATTCGAATAAAACTGGTAATATTGATGTTGTTGTTCATGGCAATACTATTACATTGCCTATAATAAGTCCTGAAAAGTTAAAATCTGAGTATTCTGATGCTTTTGTCGTAGTATCTGTTAAAAATCCCATGTTTGAAAAAGAAATAATACAAAAATTAATGAATATAGGAATAAAAGAAGAGTTGATATTAAATTATGATGATTATAAAATCTCCCATAGTGATTTATACATAAAGGAAATGTCAGGTTTTTCTGATTCGTTTCTGTCAGGACATTTGAAAGGATACGAATGGTCATATAATTTTTTTGAAGATAATATTTCAAAAAATGTTATAGTAAATATTGCTTGTCTACGTCAAGGTGTAAAAGTTGATAATATTCATACTGGCGGAAAACAATATTTTGATTTAAGCATTAACGGATATGAATTTACTGAAGATGAAGTAGTCGTTGATTGCGGATATTTTACTGGCGACACTGCACAAAATTTTATTAGATCAGTGAACAATCGTTTTAAAAAGTATTATGGTTTTGAAATATCAAAGTATAATCTTTCAAGACAAAAAGATTATATTGTATCTGATAAAAGGATTGTTGTTGTAAAAAAAGGATGCTGGAGCTACGCAACTGAGTTCTTTGCATCTTTGGATATCGATTCATCGTCCAGAATTTGCAATGCTGAAACACAGCGAGGAGCAGAGGGGACAACTTTGAGTGTTGTACAAACAATATCATTAGATTCTTTCTTTAGCACCGAACCAGATATACCCACTCTAATCAAAATGGATATCGAAGGGGCAGAATTACATGCATTGCTTGGAGCCAAAAATATTATACAAAAGCATAAACCGAAGCTTGCAATTTCGGCATATCATAAACCTGAAGATATTTATGAGTTGCCGCGGTTGATTAAAGAACTTAATCCTAATTATAAATTCGCCTTAAGACATTACACTAACGGATTGTTTGAAACTGTTCTATATGCTTATTGA
- a CDS encoding flagellar protein FlaG, translated as MDINNVNSNGQAAVVRPIAGGAQKVPEVKREQIEIKHEFPGSNKDLEGAVKFVNKVLFKNNTHLKFQVHEVTNDIMVKIVDDATGDIVKEIPPEKLLDMVAKLWEIAGIIVDERR; from the coding sequence ATGGATATCAACAATGTAAATTCAAACGGCCAAGCAGCCGTAGTAAGGCCCATAGCCGGAGGGGCTCAAAAAGTGCCGGAAGTAAAAAGAGAGCAAATCGAAATCAAGCATGAATTTCCGGGTAGCAATAAAGATTTAGAAGGTGCAGTAAAATTTGTCAATAAGGTACTCTTTAAAAATAATACTCACCTAAAATTCCAGGTTCACGAAGTAACAAATGATATAATGGTTAAAATTGTTGACGACGCGACAGGAGATATTGTCAAGGAAATTCCGCCGGAAAAATTACTTGATATGGTGGCAAAGCTCTGGGAGATAGCAGGGATAATAGTGGATGAGAGAAGGTAG
- a CDS encoding flagellar protein FlaG codes for MAVNNINLNKIDPVIVNHVQQQTVEGVVHASEKTRIDKDKKEKKQQFSYKSIKDKLARLNSRLSSAGIDAVFEMQDDGSVVAYDKDRNIIKKFSKDELNNLLDNMEDMAGVFVDLKK; via the coding sequence ATGGCGGTCAATAATATTAACTTAAATAAAATTGACCCTGTTATTGTTAATCATGTGCAGCAGCAAACAGTGGAAGGTGTTGTACATGCATCTGAAAAAACAAGAATTGATAAGGATAAAAAGGAAAAAAAGCAGCAGTTTTCATACAAGAGCATAAAAGATAAACTAGCCCGGCTTAATTCCCGGCTTAGTTCCGCCGGCATTGATGCTGTCTTTGAAATGCAGGATGATGGTTCGGTAGTCGCCTATGATAAAGATAGAAATATTATAAAGAAGTTCAGCAAAGATGAACTTAATAATCTTCTGGATAACATGGAAGATATGGCAGGGGTTTTTGTTGATTTAAAAAAATAG
- the fliS gene encoding flagellar export chaperone FliS has protein sequence MYNQTSNAYQVYRDNEVLMASRGKLLVMLYEGAMKFLRYAQLSIDDKNYEEANKYFQKTQDIISELMVTLNMDFEVSKGLYSLYDYMKYRLVQANIKKDKEMIDEVYKMLSELKETWEKAMTMI, from the coding sequence ATGTATAATCAGACATCCAATGCATATCAGGTTTACCGGGATAACGAAGTGCTCATGGCATCCCGGGGAAAGCTTTTAGTTATGCTGTATGAAGGTGCAATGAAGTTCTTAAGATATGCCCAACTTTCCATAGATGACAAAAATTACGAAGAAGCCAATAAATATTTTCAAAAAACTCAGGATATCATAAGTGAGCTTATGGTGACTCTCAATATGGATTTTGAAGTATCAAAAGGCTTGTATTCGCTTTATGACTATATGAAATACCGCTTGGTTCAGGCTAATATTAAAAAGGATAAGGAAATGATAGACGAAGTATATAAAATGCTTTCTGAATTAAAAGAAACCTGGGAAAAGGCTATGACAATGATTTAG
- a CDS encoding right-handed parallel beta-helix repeat-containing protein — MRNKAFNLLVAQYIMAVLVLAFGYYSYAWFSNSDIITNGDFTSGTLEIQGPGGEAKAELFNINITGPGWEETSEININNTGTLDFDYRMYIDLSNIEGNLLYDGNYPLILKLMRGETLMTEAPLNQLGFVDMGSVAAGESENLSFEFHLPLEADSQYQGASANLTFVFEARQRTPGATYPGAKVIYANYRGIQTAINSAADGDIIIVDKAGVYDESIVIDKPLTLLGIQKDVPGFGHGRVVGGSPINEVTITSKGGEPAITLIGRGTSDVTIKGFTIGKAGSKLPSIGIKAEGDISNVLIENNIFYGTSGEGIKFNDINRDNVIIRGNMFCDWSSQNITTISLIGGESNNLTVDRNLIRKTDGNSLPIGSRSIAVSGAINSSITNNIIERVNRTGIQLNNGGENIICSNNTITKSGTAAVHVVTGGTSSMKDITISSNEITDSNRYGILIEKSASLSGNTIENLKIKDNIIKVDTNPMEATTNAAGIWIELDPTVSANHGNININKNTIDFYKGKVISSNNMAGIMLMGKINRVDILNNNLTGNQKVNTGIYIKRSFSGYDIPVDAVINCPQDQNTIKGFNKHNILDERLN; from the coding sequence GTGAGAAACAAGGCCTTTAATTTGTTGGTTGCACAATATATAATGGCTGTTTTAGTTTTAGCTTTTGGATATTATTCTTACGCCTGGTTTTCAAATTCAGATATTATTACTAACGGTGATTTCACTTCCGGCACTCTTGAAATTCAAGGTCCAGGTGGTGAGGCAAAAGCAGAATTATTTAATATAAATATTACCGGCCCCGGCTGGGAAGAAACCAGTGAAATCAATATAAATAACACCGGTACTTTAGATTTTGATTACCGTATGTATATTGACCTTTCAAATATTGAAGGGAATTTATTATATGACGGTAATTATCCGTTGATTTTAAAGCTCATGCGGGGAGAAACATTAATGACGGAAGCTCCCTTAAACCAGCTTGGATTTGTAGACATGGGTTCGGTTGCTGCGGGAGAAAGTGAAAATCTTTCCTTTGAATTTCATCTTCCTTTAGAGGCGGACAGTCAGTATCAAGGAGCATCGGCTAATTTAACATTTGTTTTTGAAGCCAGGCAAAGAACTCCTGGGGCGACATATCCCGGAGCAAAAGTAATTTATGCAAATTACAGGGGTATTCAGACAGCTATAAATTCAGCAGCTGATGGTGATATCATAATTGTTGATAAGGCAGGAGTATACGATGAAAGTATTGTTATAGATAAACCTCTGACACTATTAGGGATACAAAAGGATGTACCGGGATTTGGTCATGGAAGAGTTGTCGGAGGCTCTCCTATTAATGAGGTAACCATAACTTCAAAAGGGGGAGAGCCTGCCATAACATTGATAGGAAGAGGCACATCGGATGTGACAATAAAAGGGTTCACTATCGGGAAGGCCGGTTCTAAACTGCCTTCCATAGGTATCAAAGCAGAAGGGGATATAAGCAATGTTTTAATTGAAAACAATATATTTTACGGAACCTCCGGTGAAGGAATAAAATTTAATGATATAAATAGAGACAATGTAATAATCCGCGGCAATATGTTTTGTGATTGGAGTTCTCAAAATATTACTACTATATCACTAATAGGCGGAGAAAGCAACAATCTTACGGTAGACAGAAATTTAATAAGAAAAACCGATGGTAATTCTTTGCCTATTGGTTCCCGAAGTATAGCAGTGAGCGGAGCCATAAATTCAAGTATAACCAATAATATTATAGAAAGAGTCAATAGAACAGGTATACAGCTCAACAACGGAGGCGAAAATATTATTTGTTCCAATAACACTATAACAAAATCCGGGACTGCCGCAGTTCATGTAGTAACCGGAGGTACAAGTAGCATGAAGGATATTACAATAAGCAGCAATGAAATAACTGATTCCAACAGATATGGTATTTTGATAGAAAAATCAGCATCACTATCGGGTAATACTATAGAAAATCTTAAAATAAAAGATAATATTATAAAGGTAGATACCAATCCAATGGAGGCAACAACAAATGCTGCCGGCATATGGATAGAGCTGGACCCAACTGTTTCGGCTAACCATGGAAATATTAACATAAATAAAAATACTATAGATTTTTACAAAGGAAAGGTTATAAGCAGCAATAATATGGCAGGTATAATGCTTATGGGGAAAATAAACAGGGTTGATATATTAAATAATAACTTGACTGGCAATCAGAAGGTAAATACGGGTATATATATTAAAAGATCTTTTTCAGGTTATGATATACCGGTTGATGCTGTAATAAACTGCCCTCAAGACCAAAACACCATAAAAGGTTTTAACAAACATAACATATTGGATGAAAGACTAAACTAG
- the crcB gene encoding fluoride efflux transporter CrcB — protein sequence MTIYKILCISCGGFLGSILRYKISSIFPNKSFPAGTVAVNLTGSFFLGMIFSLNSIIEINQYLFLFLTLGFAGAYTTFSTAIFEEHKLLENKEFKKAIIYMTASIALGFICASLGYWLIRLFLV from the coding sequence ATGACTATATATAAAATATTATGTATATCCTGCGGCGGATTCTTAGGCAGCATATTAAGATATAAAATAAGCAGTATTTTTCCCAACAAATCATTTCCTGCCGGTACGGTAGCAGTTAATCTTACCGGCTCATTCTTTCTAGGAATGATATTTTCACTGAACAGTATTATAGAAATTAACCAATATCTCTTTTTATTCTTAACCTTGGGCTTTGCCGGTGCATATACCACCTTTTCCACTGCTATCTTTGAAGAACATAAGCTTTTAGAAAATAAGGAATTTAAGAAAGCAATAATATATATGACGGCCAGTATTGCACTAGGATTCATCTGTGCATCCTTGGGATATTGGTTAATAAGGCTGTTTCTAGTTTAG
- the crcB gene encoding fluoride efflux transporter CrcB, which produces MKKYLYIGLGGILGSNLRFLLSALIGQNLQYSMPFNTLIINITGCFLLGFFMTATRDYLKLSDNVKLFVSTGFIGSYTTFSTFMVELNSIVINKELILAIAYLLLSVVSGMIFLYLGVLSAGLFNKHFSKTEVRQP; this is translated from the coding sequence ATGAAAAAATACTTATATATAGGTTTAGGAGGAATATTAGGCAGCAATCTCAGATTCTTACTATCAGCCTTGATAGGTCAAAATCTTCAATATTCCATGCCTTTCAATACTTTGATTATTAATATCACCGGCTGCTTTCTTTTAGGATTTTTCATGACAGCCACCCGGGATTACTTAAAGCTGAGTGATAATGTAAAGCTTTTTGTATCCACGGGATTTATCGGCTCATATACCACTTTTTCAACCTTTATGGTTGAACTGAATTCTATCGTTATAAATAAGGAATTAATCCTTGCCATTGCTTATCTATTATTAAGCGTGGTTTCAGGCATGATCTTTCTTTATCTCGGAGTATTATCAGCCGGACTTTTTAATAAGCATTTTTCAAAAACAGAGGTAAGACAACCATGA
- a CDS encoding DUF190 domain-containing protein, protein MKNRNGKLLKVYLDESQKHHGKSLYDTIIKKLKDAGVYTAIAYRGIEGFGQDGTIHFSKMVELAIDLPLIIEAVGDYESINKAIDTIQPVLQKGYMVLLDAQLVETKQI, encoded by the coding sequence ATGAAAAACAGAAACGGGAAATTATTAAAGGTATACCTTGACGAGTCGCAAAAGCATCATGGAAAATCACTGTATGACACAATCATTAAAAAGCTTAAAGATGCAGGGGTGTATACTGCCATTGCCTATAGAGGTATCGAAGGCTTTGGTCAGGACGGCACGATTCACTTTTCAAAAATGGTGGAGCTCGCCATAGATTTACCTCTTATCATCGAGGCTGTCGGAGATTATGAATCAATTAACAAGGCAATAGATACAATCCAGCCTGTACTTCAAAAGGGTTATATGGTGTTGTTGGACGCACAGCTTGTAGAGACTAAACAAATATAA
- a CDS encoding 2-hydroxyacyl-CoA dehydratase, with protein sequence MNLLYLGLDVGSTTVKLVVLDKYERMVYSRYERHYSDIRNTIKRLINDAYNEFPEWDITIMSTGSGGLSVSKWLDIPFIQEVIASTNTIEKFYPHTDVAIELGGEDAKITYFEGQVDQRMNGTCAGGTGAFIDQMAALMKTDAKGLNELAKSCKVIYPIASRCGVFAKTDIQPLLNEGAAKEDIAASVFQAVVNQTIGGLACGRPIKGNVAFLGGPLYFLSELRVRFIETLNLSPGQVIFPENSQLFVAVGAALSSSRDNKISFKDLVDRLKVLNNAVEGEVERLRPLFIDKNEYDEFRERHSKNTAKFKDLSAYEGDCFLGIDAGSTTTKVVLTDNEGAILFSRYGSNEGSPLQSTIKILKELYSIMPRNARIVNSAVTGYGEGLLKAALSVDIGEIETVAHYKAAEFFLPGVEFVLDIGGQDMKCLRIKNGMIDSILLNEACSSGCGSFLETFAQSLGLTIQEFAASALLSKRPVDLGTRCTVFMNSKVKQAQKEGAEVGDISSGLSYSVIKNALMKVIKIRDPKELGEKIIVQGGTFYNDAVLRSFELISEREAVRPDIAGLMGAFGAALIARERYEGKTSNLLAADNLDEFKMDTEIRRCGLCGNNCLLTINKFSDGGRFVSGNRCERGEGIETNKEKVPNLFDYKYKKLFSYKPLKIEDAKRGRVGIPRVLNIYENYPFWFTFFTTLGYRVELSPRSSKEIFELGMETMPSESVCYPAKIAHGHIMSLVNKGVDLIFYPCIPFERKEQAEANNHYNCPIVTSYPEVIKNNMDILKEKGITYLNPFVPLDNKKRLIRRLYEEFKIYNISKDEIIRSVEMAWQETEYVKNDIRRKGEEVIKYLEDNGKKGIVLAGRPYQLDPEINHGIPDLITSFGMAVLTEDSIAHLGKVERPLRVVDQWVYHSRLYAAASYVATRDDMELVQLNSFGCGLDAVTTDQVKEILDNYGKIYTVLKIDEGNNLGAAKIRMRSLKAAMEERERSGYISQRLGSYPSRILFTKEMRDKHTILVPQMSPIHFQFLEEAFRASGYNLVVLPSVNKKAVDEGLKYVNNDACYPSIMVIGQLIEALKSGSHDLNNTSVMISQTGGGCRATNYIGFLRKALHDAGFGHVPVVSLNAGGLERNPGFSLTLGLLNKSIMALVYGDLLMRVLYRVRPYEAIPNSANVLYKKWVKICKESVRNGNRYIFEQNIREIVEDFDRLEIKDIKKPRVGLVGEILVKFHPAANNDIVDILEREGAEAVMPDLTDFLLYTAYGTEFKHKFLSGSWKAKFYGSLAIKAIEYYRKELKDALKRSSRFEPPRTIQELAHGASPIISVGNQTGEGWFLTGEMVELIESGVPNIICMQPFACLPNHVTGKGVIKELKSRYPEANIAAIDYDPGASEVNQLNRIKLMLSVAFKNMNISKEEVETHDEGKDVTIKFDIQRANAIVKSLLL encoded by the coding sequence ATGAATCTGTTATATTTGGGATTGGATGTAGGTTCTACGACAGTAAAGCTGGTAGTGCTTGATAAATATGAAAGAATGGTATATAGCAGGTATGAGAGGCACTATTCAGACATCAGAAATACAATAAAGCGCTTGATTAATGATGCATATAATGAGTTCCCCGAGTGGGACATTACAATCATGTCAACAGGTTCGGGCGGACTTTCAGTATCAAAATGGCTTGATATACCTTTCATACAGGAGGTAATAGCCAGTACAAACACCATTGAGAAATTTTATCCCCACACCGATGTAGCTATAGAGCTAGGCGGCGAGGATGCAAAGATAACATATTTTGAAGGCCAGGTAGACCAGAGGATGAACGGTACCTGTGCCGGCGGTACCGGGGCTTTCATAGACCAGATGGCTGCATTGATGAAGACCGATGCAAAAGGTCTAAATGAGCTTGCCAAAAGCTGCAAGGTAATATATCCTATAGCTTCCCGGTGCGGCGTATTTGCAAAAACTGATATACAGCCTCTTTTAAATGAAGGAGCAGCAAAAGAAGATATCGCAGCTTCGGTATTTCAGGCTGTCGTTAACCAGACTATCGGAGGACTTGCCTGCGGCAGGCCTATTAAGGGCAATGTGGCTTTTTTAGGCGGTCCTCTGTATTTCTTATCTGAGCTTAGAGTAAGATTTATTGAGACACTCAATCTTTCACCGGGACAGGTTATTTTTCCCGAAAATTCACAGCTTTTCGTAGCGGTAGGCGCGGCGTTATCCAGCAGCAGAGATAACAAAATTTCTTTTAAGGATTTGGTTGACAGGCTGAAGGTTTTAAACAATGCGGTAGAAGGGGAAGTAGAAAGATTAAGGCCGTTATTTATAGATAAAAATGAATATGACGAGTTTAGAGAAAGACACAGCAAAAACACAGCAAAGTTTAAGGACTTATCCGCATACGAAGGGGATTGCTTCTTAGGCATAGATGCAGGTTCAACTACTACAAAGGTCGTGCTTACAGACAATGAGGGTGCTATATTATTCTCCCGCTATGGAAGTAATGAAGGAAGCCCTTTACAGTCAACAATAAAAATACTTAAGGAACTTTACAGTATAATGCCACGTAATGCGAGAATAGTAAACTCTGCCGTTACAGGATATGGAGAAGGCTTGCTTAAGGCTGCATTATCCGTAGATATCGGTGAGATTGAGACAGTTGCCCATTACAAGGCTGCGGAGTTTTTCCTGCCCGGTGTGGAATTCGTGCTGGATATCGGCGGACAGGACATGAAGTGCCTGAGAATAAAAAATGGTATGATAGACAGCATACTTTTGAACGAAGCCTGCTCTTCCGGTTGCGGCTCATTTTTGGAAACTTTTGCACAGTCCCTGGGGTTAACCATACAGGAATTTGCAGCATCAGCGCTTTTGTCAAAACGCCCGGTTGATTTGGGGACAAGGTGCACGGTTTTCATGAATTCAAAGGTAAAACAGGCACAAAAAGAAGGAGCCGAAGTGGGGGACATATCTTCAGGTCTTTCATATTCCGTAATAAAAAACGCTCTCATGAAGGTTATTAAAATAAGAGATCCAAAAGAATTAGGTGAAAAGATAATAGTTCAGGGCGGAACCTTTTATAACGATGCGGTATTGAGAAGCTTTGAACTCATATCTGAAAGAGAAGCCGTAAGGCCGGATATCGCCGGGCTTATGGGAGCTTTCGGTGCGGCATTGATTGCAAGGGAACGCTATGAGGGTAAGACAAGCAATCTTTTAGCAGCCGATAATCTTGATGAATTTAAAATGGATACGGAAATAAGAAGGTGCGGCTTGTGCGGAAACAATTGCCTTCTTACCATAAACAAATTCTCCGATGGAGGAAGGTTCGTATCCGGAAACAGGTGTGAGAGAGGCGAAGGCATAGAAACAAATAAGGAAAAGGTTCCAAACTTATTTGATTATAAATATAAAAAGTTATTTTCATATAAACCGTTAAAAATAGAGGATGCGAAAAGAGGAAGGGTAGGAATACCGAGAGTCCTTAATATATATGAGAATTACCCATTCTGGTTTACCTTCTTTACAACCTTAGGCTACAGGGTAGAACTTTCACCAAGATCCTCTAAGGAAATATTTGAATTAGGCATGGAGACAATGCCTTCGGAATCCGTTTGCTACCCTGCAAAAATTGCCCACGGTCATATTATGAGCCTGGTAAATAAAGGAGTGGATTTAATATTCTATCCCTGCATTCCCTTTGAAAGAAAAGAGCAAGCAGAGGCAAACAATCACTATAATTGTCCTATTGTTACTTCTTATCCCGAGGTTATTAAAAACAATATGGATATATTGAAGGAAAAGGGAATAACCTACTTAAATCCTTTCGTTCCTTTGGATAACAAGAAAAGGCTTATAAGAAGGCTGTATGAAGAATTCAAGATATATAATATATCAAAGGATGAAATCATTAGGTCTGTTGAAATGGCATGGCAGGAAACTGAATACGTCAAAAACGATATAAGAAGAAAAGGCGAGGAAGTAATTAAATATCTGGAGGATAACGGCAAAAAGGGGATAGTATTGGCCGGACGTCCTTATCAGCTGGATCCAGAGATAAACCATGGTATTCCCGACCTTATCACTTCCTTTGGAATGGCAGTTTTAACAGAGGATTCCATAGCCCATTTAGGGAAGGTGGAGCGCCCCTTAAGGGTGGTGGACCAGTGGGTGTATCATTCAAGGCTGTATGCGGCGGCAAGCTATGTGGCAACACGAGACGATATGGAGCTTGTTCAACTCAATTCCTTCGGATGCGGCCTTGATGCCGTCACAACGGACCAGGTAAAAGAGATACTTGATAATTACGGAAAAATATATACTGTTTTAAAAATAGATGAAGGCAATAATTTAGGAGCTGCCAAAATACGCATGCGCTCACTTAAGGCAGCCATGGAGGAAAGAGAAAGAAGCGGTTATATATCCCAGAGGCTTGGTTCTTATCCATCCAGAATTTTGTTTACAAAAGAGATGAGAGACAAACATACAATTTTGGTGCCTCAGATGTCTCCCATTCATTTTCAGTTTTTAGAGGAAGCCTTCAGAGCATCAGGCTACAATTTGGTGGTGCTGCCATCTGTAAATAAAAAGGCTGTGGATGAAGGCCTCAAATATGTAAACAACGATGCCTGCTATCCTTCCATAATGGTTATAGGGCAATTAATCGAAGCTTTAAAGTCCGGAAGTCATGATTTGAATAATACTTCGGTTATGATTTCCCAGACCGGCGGAGGTTGCAGGGCAACAAACTATATAGGATTTTTAAGAAAAGCTCTACATGACGCAGGCTTTGGACATGTTCCCGTTGTATCTTTAAATGCTGGCGGATTGGAAAGGAACCCCGGATTTTCCCTGACTTTAGGTCTTTTGAATAAAAGCATCATGGCGCTTGTATACGGCGACCTTTTAATGAGGGTATTGTACAGGGTGAGACCATACGAGGCAATACCCAACTCAGCAAATGTGCTTTATAAAAAATGGGTTAAAATCTGCAAAGAGTCGGTAAGAAACGGAAACCGATATATATTCGAACAAAATATAAGGGAAATAGTAGAGGATTTTGACAGGCTGGAAATTAAGGATATTAAAAAGCCCAGGGTGGGCCTGGTAGGAGAAATTTTGGTTAAATTCCATCCTGCAGCCAATAACGATATAGTGGATATTCTGGAAAGAGAAGGGGCGGAAGCCGTAATGCCGGACCTTACAGACTTTTTGCTTTACACCGCTTATGGTACGGAGTTCAAGCATAAGTTCCTGTCAGGCAGCTGGAAGGCAAAATTCTATGGCTCTCTTGCTATAAAAGCAATAGAGTATTACAGAAAGGAATTAAAGGATGCTCTTAAGAGGAGCAGCAGGTTTGAGCCGCCGAGGACTATTCAGGAATTGGCACATGGGGCATCCCCTATAATCTCTGTCGGTAATCAGACGGGAGAAGGTTGGTTTTTAACCGGCGAGATGGTGGAATTAATAGAAAGCGGTGTTCCCAATATAATATGCATGCAGCCCTTTGCCTGCCTGCCAAATCATGTAACGGGCAAAGGTGTCATAAAGGAATTAAAAAGCAGATATCCGGAAGCAAACATTGCGGCAATTGACTATGACCCGGGTGCCAGCGAGGTAAATCAGCTTAACAGAATTAAATTAATGCTATCGGTGGCATTTAAGAATATGAATATCAGTAAAGAAGAAGTTGAAACCCACGATGAAGGCAAAGATGTAACGATAAAATTCGACATTCAAAGAGCTAATGCCATAGTAAAAAGCTTATTACTTTAA
- the flgB gene encoding flagellar basal body rod protein FlgB — protein sequence MSDLTYKLIKKTLDAGALRQKVIANNIANINNKNFKRSDVVFEETLKDELNRIGRDKDKVDSLKPEVIKDESSNIRMDGNNVDIDTEMSNMAANNILYNTMITQLNTKLSVLRHIISEGRK from the coding sequence ATGTCGGATTTAACATACAAATTAATCAAAAAGACTCTGGATGCCGGGGCATTGAGGCAAAAAGTAATTGCCAATAATATAGCCAATATAAATAACAAAAATTTTAAAAGGTCTGATGTTGTGTTTGAAGAGACATTAAAAGATGAGCTTAACAGGATTGGGAGAGATAAGGATAAAGTTGACTCCTTAAAACCTGAGGTTATAAAGGATGAATCCTCTAATATCAGGATGGACGGCAACAATGTTGACATAGATACAGAAATGAGCAACATGGCAGCTAATAATATTTTATACAATACTATGATTACCCAGCTTAACACAAAATTATCAGTGTTAAGGCACATTATAAGTGAAGGGAGAAAATAG
- the flgC gene encoding flagellar basal body rod protein FlgC, whose product MQLFKALRISSSGLTAERLRMDTIASNIANANTTRTEEGGPYRRKVAVFQENLENELDKLSGDSSFNGKGVKATAIIEDPTPFKRVYDPSHPDADAEGFVSMPNVDMLTEMVDLIAATRAYEANVTAVNAEKNMALKALEIGR is encoded by the coding sequence ATGCAATTATTTAAAGCATTAAGAATAAGCTCCAGCGGCCTTACTGCAGAAAGGCTGAGGATGGATACCATAGCAAGCAATATTGCCAATGCCAATACTACCAGAACAGAAGAAGGCGGTCCTTACAGGAGAAAAGTTGCGGTATTCCAGGAAAACCTGGAAAATGAATTGGATAAACTATCGGGAGACTCTTCTTTTAATGGGAAAGGCGTTAAGGCCACTGCCATAATTGAAGATCCCACTCCTTTTAAAAGGGTATATGACCCCTCGCATCCTGATGCTGATGCAGAAGGTTTTGTCAGTATGCCTAATGTAGATATGCTTACCGAAATGGTGGATTTGATAGCAGCAACAAGAGCATATGAGGCTAATGTAACAGCCGTTAATGCAGAAAAAAATATGGCTCTGAAGGCCCTTGAAATAGGAAGGTAA
- the fliE gene encoding flagellar hook-basal body complex protein FliE, which produces MRIDNVYRNINFDEPVKAEKKSGNTGVFGEYLKEAINSANEAQIKSDEETTKVMTGEAEDIHNALIAAEEARIQIELVMQVRNKLLEAYQEINRMQI; this is translated from the coding sequence ATGAGAATTGATAACGTTTACAGAAATATTAACTTTGATGAACCAGTAAAAGCCGAGAAAAAAAGCGGCAATACCGGCGTTTTTGGTGAATACCTTAAAGAAGCAATCAATTCTGCCAATGAAGCGCAGATTAAATCGGATGAAGAGACTACAAAGGTGATGACAGGAGAAGCTGAAGATATACATAATGCATTGATTGCAGCGGAGGAAGCGAGGATTCAGATAGAGCTCGTAATGCAGGTTAGAAATAAGCTGTTGGAAGCCTATCAGGAAATAAACAGAATGCAGATATAA